In Podarcis muralis chromosome 7, rPodMur119.hap1.1, whole genome shotgun sequence, the genomic stretch CTGCCGACGCCGCCATGGCCGAGCAGGTGCCTCCGGTGTCTCCCGTGGAGGTCGAGGCGGAGCGGCGGGTCCGGGCGTGGGCGGAGGCGCAGCGGGCGCGGGGCCGTCGCGTGGCGCTGGTGACGTCGGGCGGGACGCAGGTCCCGCTGGAGGCGCGAGCCGTCCGCTTCCTGGAGAACTTCAGCAGCGGGCGGCGCGGGGCGGCCTCGGCCGAGAGGCTGGTGCGCGCCGGCTACGGCGTCTGCTTCCTCTACCGCACACGGTCGGCTTTTCCCTGGGCGCGCGCCCTGCCGCTCAGCGGGCCCGCGCTCCTGGACGTTCTGCGCGTGCACGATGGTGACGCAGGTGGCCAACGCGTCCTGGTCGACTGCAGCGGCAGCGCGCTGCCGGACCTCGTGCCCGCGCTGCTGGCCTACCACCGCGCCAAGGAGGAGGACGCCCTCCTGGTCCTCGAATTCACCGGCCTGGTGGAGTACCTGGCGCTCCTGCGTGCTGCCGCCCGGGCCCTCGCACCGCTCGGTAAGCGGAGGTGGTGGGAGGTCGGAGGAAAGGAGGGCGTGGTGCCCGCGCCTGCTCGTCTACCTCAGTATTGCCGGCACGAAGTGACAGCAGTTTTCTCCTGGGTTCCAAGTGCGAGCCTGGGAGTTCCTGCCAGCAATGCTATGGTCGTTTTCTGCGGGTCAGGATCTGGAGCATGTTTGTTGGGTGGTGCTTTCCACTGGATAATATGGATCCAGGTTTGTGTATTGAAGCTTGCAGCTCTGGAGCCCAGTCCTGAGCACATCTGCTCTGTAGTATCACTGCTGATTTAGATGGGCTTACACTCaagttagggatgcgggtggctggcgctgtgggttaaaccacagagcctaggacttgccgatcagaagatcggtggttcgaatccccatgaagggtgagctcccgttgcttgatccctgctcctgccaacctagcagttcgaaagcacatcaaagttcaagtagataaataggtactactctggtgggaaggtaaacggcgtttccatggtttgccagaagcggcttagtcatgctggccacatgacccggaagctgtactctggctccctctgccaataaagtgagatgagcgccccaaccccagagtcggtcacaactggacctaatggtcaggggtccctttacctttaacactcaAGTAAGTGTGCTCAGGACTGCAGTCTAGAACAATCATCAATTTGAATTAAAACAGACTAAGATAATAAGTTTACATGCATTCTGCCTCCCCCATGCCTGCTTTTATGGTTTAGGGTATTTTTTACTTCTACTTTTTTAAATTTTCTATTAACATTAACACTCTGGAAActaaataaattcaaaataacTCAAAACCTTCCAGTCTAAAATTTTGCACATTCATGTGGAAATTGTTGCGGAGGTCTTTCAACTAGCACCACTTATGGTACCAATTTTTCTCACTTGCTTAATCCTCAACCAGGTTCCAGTGCCATGTTTTACTTGGCAGCAGCTGTGTCTGATTTCTACATCCCAGCTTCAGAGATGCCTGAGCATAAGATCCAGTCTACTGATGGACCCCTACAGGTGAGGTCAGCAGGTACTACAATTTTGTTCCTAGAGACTTGTAGTCCATTAAGAGGTGTAGTGGCTTTTCTTCAATTAAGCACTCCAGTTGCGATGT encodes the following:
- the PPCS gene encoding phosphopantothenate--cysteine ligase isoform X1 — its product is MAEQVPPVSPVEVEAERRVRAWAEAQRARGRRVALVTSGGTQVPLEARAVRFLENFSSGRRGAASAERLVRAGYGVCFLYRTRSAFPWARALPLSGPALLDVLRVHDGDAGGQRVLVDCSGSALPDLVPALLAYHRAKEEDALLVLEFTGLVEYLALLRAAARALAPLGSSAMFYLAAAVSDFYIPASEMPEHKIQSTDGPLQITMKMVPKMLSPLVKEWAPEAFVISFKLETNPSILIDKAKQALEKYRHQVVVANVLDSRRTSVIVVTKDLETQLSLSDDEVAQGMEIEEKIVSYLESQHRAFMEK